Within uncultured Methanoregula sp., the genomic segment CTCGCTCGCTGCAGCGCTGCGTACCTATTACCGGTCCAACAATGCCGGGGATTTCCACCTGGCCCAGGCAGCCCTCGGGTGGCTCTCTGCCGAGCCCAATATCGGGCGGGATTTCAAGCAGAAAGCAGCAATCCGGGGAGATATCGACGATACCATCGCGTTCATATTCCTGCGGGGTCTCGTTTCGGTCATCCACGGCGCAGGCTACCGGGGACTTGCCATCGCAGTCGACGAGATGGAAACCACCCAGGGACTCCAGCGGAGCCAGCGCGAGAAAGGCTACCAGACCCTGGTCCAGATCATTGACGAACTGGACCGGGGCGGTATGCCGCGGTGCTACTTCCTCTTCACGGGCACCCCGGCCCTGTACGACGGGTCCCGGGGGATCCGGTCCGTCCCCCCGCTCTTCGACCGGATCAGCGTGGTCCAGGACGATACTTTCCGGAACCCGCGCCAGCCCCAGATCGTGTTGTCGAAGTTCGATACCGGGAAACTGGAGCTCGTGGCCCTCAAGGTGATGGATGTCTATGCACAGGCCTACACCGAGCCGGACCGCGAGCGGATCTCCCACCGGTTCATCCGGGCAATGATCCGGAAGATTACCACACGGTTCGGGGGCAGGGTCGATATAATCCCGAGGATCTTCTTAAAGGAGTTCGTGGATATCCTCGATAAATGCGAACTCTATGACGACTACAATCC encodes:
- the brxD gene encoding BREX system ATP-binding protein BrxD, which gives rise to MNIPEPERMDRRRLESINIINALRRGTVPAGGLERIAVGLDVEEGVIAKQLDYVAEGGGDTKFIRGEYGSGKTFLVARALEIARTRGFVTSHVVISSSTPLYRLKGIYQQICANLRTSEEEHALKTIIDNWLFSIEERILSVTPNEESDAALEAATEREIEAALSTISEMNSSLAAALRTYYRSNNAGDFHLAQAALGWLSAEPNIGRDFKQKAAIRGDIDDTIAFIFLRGLVSVIHGAGYRGLAIAVDEMETTQGLQRSQREKGYQTLVQIIDELDRGGMPRCYFLFTGTPALYDGSRGIRSVPPLFDRISVVQDDTFRNPRQPQIVLSKFDTGKLELVALKVMDVYAQAYTEPDRERISHRFIRAMIRKITTRFGGRVDIIPRIFLKEFVDILDKCELYDDYNPANAYDFDAGHLKGELTKEEEAVMVVEF